CCGTCACGGACCTGGGTCTGGAGGAGGAGATCGCCGAGCCGATCGCATCGGGCCGTTCCGCGACCGACGAGCTGCACATGGCAGCCGACCGGCTGCTGTCGGTGAACATCCGGCCCACCGCCCCCTACGGGCAGGCCGGGACCGTCGTCACGCTGCGGGACACCACCGAGCTGCGGGCGCTCTCCGGCAGGGCCGAGGTGGCCCGCGAGCGGCTGAAGTTGCTCTACGACGCGGGGGTGCGGGTGGGAACAACGCTGAACGTCGAGCGCACTGCGGAGGAGCTGGCGGAGGTGGCGGTCCCGCGGTTCGCCGACGTGGTCACGGTCGACCTGCTCGACCCGGTGCTGCGCGGCGAGGAACCGACCGAGCCGAGCACCGAGATGCGCCGCACCGCCGCCGTCGGCCTTCAGGGCGACCACCCGCTCTACCCCGTCGGCAGGCTGATCCGGTTCGTTCCCACCAGCCCCATGGCGGCTGGGCTGGCCGACGGCCGTGCGGTCCTGGAGGCGGACCTGCGCACCACCCACCGCTGGCGGACCCAGGACCCGGCCAACGCCCTGCGGATCCTGGACCGCGGCATCCACTCCTTGATCGCCGTGCCCCTGCGGGCCCGGGGCGTGGTGCTGGGGATGGCCGGCTACTGGCGGGGGCAGGACTCCCCGCCGTTCGACGAGGAGGACGTGTCCTTCGCCGAGGAGCTGACCGCGCGGGCGGCACTGGCCGTCGACAATGCCCGCCGCTACACCCGCGAGCACACCATGGCCGTCACCCTGCAGCGCAGCCTGCTGCCCCGGGGCGTACCGGAGCAGTCCGCCGTCGAGGTCGCGCACCGCTATCTGGCTGCCCAGGCCGGTGTGGGTGGTGACTGGTTCGATGTCATCCCGCTGCCCGGCACCCGGGTGGCCCTGGTGGTCGGCGACGTCGTCGGCCACGGTCTGCACGCAGCCGCGACCATGGGCCGCCTGCGCACCGCCGTGTACAACTTCTCCACCCTCGACCTGCCCCCGGACGAACTCCTGAGCCACCTGGACGAGCTGGTCGCCCACATCGACACCGACGAGCAGGAGTGGCAGGGGATCACCGGAGCCACCTGCCTGTGCGCCATCTACGATCCCGTCTCGGGGCAGGTAACGGCCGCCACCGCCGGGCATCCGGGCCCCGCTCTGGTTCACCCCGACGGAACCGTGTCCTTCCCCGAGGTGCCCGTCTCCCCGCCGCTGGGCCTGGGCGAGGGCCTGCCCATGGAGACCATGACGGTCACCCTGCCCGAAGGCTCCCGGCTGGCACTCTTCACCGACGGGCTGATCGAGAGCCGCGACCGCGATCCGGACGCGGGCCTGGCAGCGCTGCGCGCCGCCCTGGCCGGGCCCGCCCGCACCCCGGAGGAAACCTGCACCGCGGTGATCGACGCGATGCTGCCCACCAGGCCCAGCGACGACGTCGCGCTGCTGGTCGCCCGCACCCGCCGACTGGACCCCGCGCGGATCGCCGAGTGGGACGTGCGCCCCGACCCTGCGGCGGTGTCCCCCGTGCGCAACGCCTGCGCCCGCCGACTGGCGGAATGGGGCCTGGAGGAGATCGCCTTTACCACGGAACTCATCCTCAGCGAACTGATAACCAACGCCATCCGCTACGGCACCGAGCCCATCCGGGTGAGGCTGCTGTACGACCGCAGCCTGATCTGCGAGGTCTCCGACGGGTCCAGCACCTCCCCGCACCTGCGCCGGGCCGAGGCCACCGACGAGGGCGGTCGCGGCCTGTTCCTCGTCGCGCAGTTCGCCGAGCGCTGGGGCACCCGCTACACCGCCCGCGGCAAGATCATCTGGAGCGAGCAGGCCCTCCACGACGGGGCCGCACCGCCCGCGATGGATCTCGGGGAGGCGCTCCTGGCCGGGTGGGACGACGAGGGGCTCTGAGAACGCGCCGGTACGGCAGCCGCAGGGAAGGTAGCGGACACCACCGTCTTGGACTGCGCCGCCGAGGCCGCCGAACGTACGCTGGCCTCGATCAGTACGCGACCGCCCGTTATGGAGCCTTTGTGCCCACACCTCGTCTCCGGACAGCCTTCGTCGCCGCCTGCCTGGTCCTCGCGGCGCCCCTCGGCGCCTGCGGAGACAAGCCCACCACAGCGCCCAAAGCACCCGCGGTGGCCACGTCCGCCGCGGACGCCGGCGGCATGGCAGCACTGACCACAGCGGCGAAGAAAGAGGGCTCGCTCAACACGATCGCGCTCCCGAGCGACTGGGCCAACTACGGCTCAGTGATCGACGGCTTCGAGAAGAAGTACGGGATCAAGGTCACGGTGGAGAACCCGGAAGGTACCAGCCAGGACGAGATCAACGCCCTGAAGGAGCACAGGGGCGGAGGCCGCGCCCCCGATGTGATCGACGTGGGGGGCTCGTTCGCGCACTCCGCGGCACGGCAGGGCCTGCTCGCTCCGTACGAGGTCGCCGCGTACGACGAGATCCCCAAGGAACAGAAGGACGACCGGGCCCGCTGGTACAACAACTACGGCGGTTACATCTCGATCGGCTGTGACGCCAAGCGCGTCAAGACCTGCCCCGCGACCTTCGCCGACCTGCGCAAGCCCGAGTACAAAGGCAAGGTCGCGCTCAACGGCGACCCCACCAAGTCCGGCTCCGCCTTCGCCGGGGTCTACGCGGCGGCCCTGGCGAACGGGGGTTCCTTCGACGACATCCAGCCCGGCATCGACTTCTTCGCCGAGCTCAGCAAGAACGGCAACTTCATCCCGGTCGAATCCACCCCGGCCACGATCGCGAAGGGCCAGACCCCGATCAGCATCGACTGGGACTTCCTCAACCTCGGATACGCCGACGCATTCCGCCAGAATGGCACGGACGTCGACTGGCGGACCGCCATCCCCTTCGACGGCAGCTTCGCCCAGTACTACGCGAACGGGGTGAACAAAGACGCTCCGCACCCCGCGGCGGCACGTCTGTGGCAGGAGTACGTCTTCAGCCCGGAGGGCCAGAACCTCCGGCTCGGCGCCTATGCACGCCCCGTCCTCATGGACGCCATGGAGAAGGA
This sequence is a window from Streptomyces sp. HUAS YS2. Protein-coding genes within it:
- a CDS encoding SpoIIE family protein phosphatase, with amino-acid sequence MRSVAGEVFLLQLAVVVLLVVAAVVALVVQARSAGMEDARHRTLAAAGTFAESPGIVAALRSPHPTALLQPSAEAARKIAGVDGINVYTLSGVTLAHSDPRQIGKHVVGPFSKAAAGQSFTETFEGSLGQSVVSVVPVKDSDDRVIAIVSSPVTVQNVQSMVNRQLPVVLGSAAAVLALSAGGTALVSRRLLRRTHGLGPAEMTRMYEHHDAVLHAVREGVLIVGGGGRLLLANDEARRLLRLPVDAEGLPVTDLGLEEEIAEPIASGRSATDELHMAADRLLSVNIRPTAPYGQAGTVVTLRDTTELRALSGRAEVARERLKLLYDAGVRVGTTLNVERTAEELAEVAVPRFADVVTVDLLDPVLRGEEPTEPSTEMRRTAAVGLQGDHPLYPVGRLIRFVPTSPMAAGLADGRAVLEADLRTTHRWRTQDPANALRILDRGIHSLIAVPLRARGVVLGMAGYWRGQDSPPFDEEDVSFAEELTARAALAVDNARRYTREHTMAVTLQRSLLPRGVPEQSAVEVAHRYLAAQAGVGGDWFDVIPLPGTRVALVVGDVVGHGLHAAATMGRLRTAVYNFSTLDLPPDELLSHLDELVAHIDTDEQEWQGITGATCLCAIYDPVSGQVTAATAGHPGPALVHPDGTVSFPEVPVSPPLGLGEGLPMETMTVTLPEGSRLALFTDGLIESRDRDPDAGLAALRAALAGPARTPEETCTAVIDAMLPTRPSDDVALLVARTRRLDPARIAEWDVRPDPAAVSPVRNACARRLAEWGLEEIAFTTELILSELITNAIRYGTEPIRVRLLYDRSLICEVSDGSSTSPHLRRAEATDEGGRGLFLVAQFAERWGTRYTARGKIIWSEQALHDGAAPPAMDLGEALLAGWDDEGL
- a CDS encoding ABC transporter substrate-binding protein, with amino-acid sequence MPTPRLRTAFVAACLVLAAPLGACGDKPTTAPKAPAVATSAADAGGMAALTTAAKKEGSLNTIALPSDWANYGSVIDGFEKKYGIKVTVENPEGTSQDEINALKEHRGGGRAPDVIDVGGSFAHSAARQGLLAPYEVAAYDEIPKEQKDDRARWYNNYGGYISIGCDAKRVKTCPATFADLRKPEYKGKVALNGDPTKSGSAFAGVYAAALANGGSFDDIQPGIDFFAELSKNGNFIPVESTPATIAKGQTPISIDWDFLNLGYADAFRQNGTDVDWRTAIPFDGSFAQYYANGVNKDAPHPAAARLWQEYVFSPEGQNLRLGAYARPVLMDAMEKDGTLDKAAAEKLPTVEGTPTFPTEAQREKARETVNRGWAEAVSS